In Lates calcarifer isolate ASB-BC8 linkage group LG21, TLL_Latcal_v3, whole genome shotgun sequence, a single window of DNA contains:
- the aifm4 gene encoding LOW QUALITY PROTEIN: apoptosis inducing factor mitochondria associated 4 (The sequence of the model RefSeq protein was modified relative to this genomic sequence to represent the inferred CDS: deleted 1 base in 1 codon), whose product MNRHQELGQSEQEQEEVTGLVCQEDDLKDGQMKEVTVGDQNVLLVRTHGQYSAIGNKCSHYNAPLVKGALVGDRVRCPFHGACFNVRTGDIEEYPGLDCLPSYKVKVEDGKVYVSINKKTIMLTKRVKEMCSLAPDIKHTILLIGGGPASLVCAETLRQNCYQGRIIMVTKDTLPPFDKPKLSKAMNLDSSSILLRSSDFYQQYGIEVWTQKEVVSVNSANKAVMLNDGILQRYNQLLISTGCRARPLSCPGCDLQGVKLLQSYEDAREIHNSCLGQKAVIIGASFIGMEVASFLSDKAASVAMVGSTRYPFERSLGPEIGKMTMQMLEEQNVKFYMDDRVTEIKGENGKVKEVVLTSGTVLEADVVIAGIGVIPNSDFLAGSKVELDSRKAVIVDKFMKTSIADIFSAGDVTSFPLAICGDQRVNIGHWQMSQAQGRVAALNMLNKPTKLESVPFFWTVLLGKSVRYTGYGEGYTEIIFKGKVEERKFLAFYIKDEVVVAAASLMFDPAVARLAELMARGHIIKKAQAQADDLSWLQM is encoded by the exons ATGAATCGGCACCAAGAACTGGGACAAAgtgagcaggagcaggaggaggtgacTGGGCTGGTATGTCAGGAAGACGACCTGAAAGACGGACA gATGAAGGAAGTAACTGTAGGCGACCAGAATGTGCTGCTAGTCCGTACCCACGGTCAGTACAGCGCTATTGGAAACAAGTGCTCCCATTACAACGCTCCTCTTGTCAAAG GAGCACTGGTTGGTGACAGAGTCAGATGTCCCTTTCATGGTGCTTGCTTTAATGTCAGAACTGGAGATATTGAAGAGTACCCAGGTCTGGACTGTCTGCCCAGCTACAAG GTCAAAGTTGAGGATGGCAAGGTGTATGTTTCCATCAACAAAAAG ACTATTATGCTGACCAAGCGGGTGAAGGAGATGTGTAGCTTGGCACCAGACATCAAACACACTATTCTGCTCATAGGAGGGG GCCCTGCCTCCCTGGTTTGTGCCGAGACGCTGAGACAGAACTGCTACCAGGGTCGAATCATCATGGTCACCAAAGACACCCTACCTCCATTTGACAAACCCAAACTGAGTAAG GCTATGAATctggacagcagcagcatcctccTCCGGTCAAGTGACTTTTATCAACAATATGGAATCGAGGTGTGGACGCAGAAGGAG GTGGTGTCGGTAAACTCAGCTAACAAGGCGGTGATGTTGAACGATGGCATTTTGCAGCGTTACAACCAGCTCCTCATCTCAACTGGCTGTAG AGCGAGGCCGCTCAGCTGTCCTGGGTGTGACCTGCAGGGAGTGAAGTTACTGCAGAGTTATGAAGATGCCAGAGAGATTCACAACTCCTGCCTCGGCCAGAAGGCCGTCATCATCGGAGCCTCCTTCATAG GTATGGAGGTGGCATCCTTCTTATCAGACAAAGCTGCCAGTGTGGCCATGGTTGGCTCCACCAGATATCCATTTGAGCGGTCTCTGGGTCCAGAGATCGGCAAAATGACGATGCAA ATGTTGGAGGAACAAAATGTGAAGTTTTACATGGATGACAGAGTCACA GAGATAAAAGGAGAGAACGGGAAG GTGAAGGAGGTGGTGCTGACCAGTGGTACAGTCCTGGAAGCTGATGTGGTGATTGCTGGAATTG gtgtaATCCCCAATTCAGACTTCTTGGCAGGAAGCAAGGTGGAGTTGGATTCAAGGAAAGCTGTGATTGTTGACAAG TTCATGAAGACCAGTATAGCTGATATCTTTAGCGCTGGAGATGTCACCTCCTTCCCTCTGGCCATTTGTGGAGACCAAAGGGTCAACATTGGTCACTGGCAGATGTCACAAGCTCAAG gAAGAGTAGCTGCCTTGAACATGCTaaacaaaccaaccaaactTGAGTCTGTTCCTTTCTTCTGGACTGTGCTGCTTGGAAAGAGTGTCAGATACACag GCTATGGGGAAGGATACACTGAAATTATATTCAAAGGCAAAGTGGAAGAGAGGAAATTCCTGGCGTTTTATATAAA AGACGAGGTGGTGGTAGCTGCAGCCAGCCTGATGTTCGATCCAGCTGTGGCCCGTCTCGCAGAGCTGATGGCTAGGGGCCATATTATTAAAAAGGCACAGGCTCA AGCTGATGACCTGAGCTGGCTGCAGATGTGA
- the tlcd2 gene encoding TLC domain-containing protein 2, with protein sequence MELSSVILTTGGSVGFFRLVNAGVSKLPMPESAARNAWKWRNISTSFVHSLITAIWAVLCFFRHPQMAEDLIETHTVFSHALVSFSIGYFIYDFFDMVLNQKLNQSWELLFHHIVVITCFGLSVLSCRYVGFAVVALLVEINSVFLHLRQILRMANIATGTLYRVNSMINLGTYVVFRINTLAWMTRWLVLNRDKVPLLAYTLGSVGMAIMTAMNIVLFYRLLRSDFLKSSTRETKKEKEKEM encoded by the exons ATGGAGTTGAGTTCAGTCATTTTGACGACTGGAGGCTCCGTCGGGTTTTTCAGACTTGTCAACGCAGGGGTCAGTAAACTCCCCATGCCTGAATCTGCCGCCAGGAATGCATGGAAATGGAGGAATATCTCTACATCCTTCGTGCACAGTCTCATCACTGCGATATGGGCCGTGCTTTG CTTTTTCCGTCACCCACAGATGGCCGAAGATTtgatagaaacacacactgtgttttctcatgCGCTGGTGTCCTTTTCAATCG GTTACTTCATCTATGACTTCTTTGACATGGTGCTGAACCAGAAGCTGAATCAGTCCTGGGAGCTTCTCTTTCATCACATTGTG GTGATCACCTGTTTTGGCCTCTCTGTGCTGTCGTGCCGCTACGTTGGCTTTGCCGTGGTGGCCCTGTTGGTGGAGATAAACTCTGTGTTCCTCCACCTGAGACAGATCCTGCGCATGGCCAACATTGCCACGGGTACGCTGTACCGGGTCAACAGCATGATCAACCTGGGCACGTACGTGGTGTTCCGCATCAACACTCTGGCCTGGATGACCCGCTGGCTGGTGCTCAACAGGGACAAGGTGCCCCTGCTCGCCTACACGCTGGGCAGCGTGGGCATGGCCATCATGACGGCCATGAATATTGTCCTCTTTTACCGGCTGCTCCGGAGCGACTTTTTGAAGAGCAGCACCCGGGAGaccaagaaagagaaagagaaggagatgtag